The Salvelinus fontinalis isolate EN_2023a chromosome 9, ASM2944872v1, whole genome shotgun sequence genome has a window encoding:
- the LOC129861818 gene encoding LOW QUALITY PROTEIN: cyclic nucleotide-gated cation channel beta-1-like (The sequence of the model RefSeq protein was modified relative to this genomic sequence to represent the inferred CDS: deleted 2 bases in 1 codon), which translates to MSQSQQLHRWRMLRLRQAGGHPSQRASREAEGIAMATMEERMTQGCVDLVQMAEEVARHTAETAFRQMQDAQFIKLSIQSQEAILDRCQVCPAEEDPVESAESAPQSEPREAASPDIEPEPQEEPEHQRASPSPRSSPEPEQFRQEPEPKPKAQNAKVAPEPVTQQPPEPVTQSKEAEDCNKPDTTTKEEGKTVEEGECGMSSRLSVHPAVNVEDVDSGREGGGDGGEHHHHHIPQILTLQDPNFKTLTVPGVSKTSRQSKVAEKDEKKPKNIWTNIKKVYSQSEEEEEEMEFAVRAWPSQSSILSGDDGLKERPASSASQASYVVNERLQELVKMFKERTERAKEKLIDPDHSDDDSPTASPARAPTPSPAPPEEPKEEEIEEQQPKPRLCCKVTPPRWIRALLHYRFPASIDPFTNLVYVLWLFFVTLAWNWNMWLIPVRWAFPYQNPSNIYLWLLTDYLCDLIYILDILVFQPRLQFVRSGDIVFDKKDMRVNYMKTFRFKMDVISLVPLELFYFKTGINPLLRFPRLLKIMSFFEFNDRLEGILTKAYVYRVIRTTTYLLYCLHCNACLYYWGSAYEGLGSTQWVYDGQGNSYIRCYYFAVKTLITIGGLPDPTTLFEIIFQLINYFVGVFAFSIMIGQMRDVVGAATAGQTYYRACMDNTVKYMASYRIPKDVQNRVKTWYNYTWQSQGMLDEQELLVQLPDKMRLDIAVDVNYDIVSKVSLFQGCDRQMIFDMLKRLRSVVYLPGDYVCKKGEVGREMYIIKAGEVQVVGGPDGKTVFVTLRAGSVFGEISLLAVGGGNRRTANVVAHGFANLFILDKKDLNEILVHYPESQKLLRKKARKMLTKDKKPPKEPAQVIPPRMVTPKLFKAALDVAHQKTGLKGTLAKIKENINKSSVSLQPSMSSSLPPLSPVSPVSSLDPEREANAMSPTIDSSTLLCPVSHCHGDETLSKEQGQVAGEVAGESGKKKEKRKA; encoded by the exons TAGGTGCCAGGTGTGTCCTGCTGAGGAGGACCCAGTGGAGTCAGCAGAGAGTGCCCCTCAGTCAGAGCCCAGAGAGGCTGCATCACCCGACATTGAACCAGAACCCCAGGAGGAGCCAGAGCACCAGAGGGCCTCTCCATCCCCTCGTTCAAGCCCAGAGCCAGAGCAATTCAGACAG GAGCCTGAACCTAAACCAAAGGCCCAGAACGCCAAAGTAGCACCTGAACCGGTGACCCAACAACCACCTGAACCGGTGACCCAAAGCAAGGAGGCAGAGGACTGCAACAAACCTGACACCACTACCAAG GAGGAGGGGAAGACTGTAGAGGAGGGCGAATGTGGTA TGAGCTCCAGGCTCAGTGTGCACCCAGCTGTCAATGTGGAGGATGTGGATtcaggcagagagggaggaggggatggaggggagcaccaccaccaccacattccCCAAATCCTTACCCTACAGGACCCCAACTTTAAGACCCTGACCGTACCCGGAGTGTCCAAAACCAGCCGTCAGAG TAAAGTTGCTGAAAAAGA TGAGAAGAAACCCAAGAATATCTGGACCAATAT AAAGAAGGTGTACTCTCAGagtgaggaggaagaagaggagatggAGTTCGCAGTGAGGGCATGGCCTAGCCAGTCCAGCATCCTCAGTGGAGACGATGG GCTAAAGGAGCGCCCTGCGTCGTCCGCTAGCCAGGCCAGCTACGTGGTGAACGAGCGCCTACAGGAGCTGGTCAAGATGTTTAAGGAGAGGACAGAAAGGGCCAAAGAGAAACTCATAGACCCAGATCACTCTGATGATGACAGTCCAACTGCCT CCCCTGCAAGAGCTCCAACACCATCTCCTGCACCTCCAGAGGAGCCGaaggaggaggagatagaggagcaGCAACCCAAGCCTAGATTATGCTGCAAGGTGACGCCTCCTCGCTGGATCAGAGCTTTGCTGCACTACCGCTTCCCCGCTAGCATCGACCCCTTCACCA ATCTGGTCTATGTGCTGTGGCTGTTTTTCGTCACCTTGGCGTGGAACTGGAACATGTGGCTTATCCCGGTGCGCTGGGCCTTCCCCTACCAGAACCCCAGTAACATCTACCTGTGGCTACTCACTGACTATCTATGTGACCTCATCTACATCCTGGACATACTGGTCTTCCAGCCCCGCCTGCAGTTTGTCCGCAGTGGAGACATAGTG TTTGACAAAAAGGACATGAGAGTGAATTACATGAAAACCTTCCGGTTCAAG ATGGATGTCATCAGTCTTGTTCCACTGGAGTTGTTCTATTTTAAAACTGGGATCAACCCACTCCTCCGCTTCCCACGACTACTAAAG ATAATGTCTTTCTTTGAGTTCAACGACCGTCTTGAGGGCATCCTGACCAAAGCCTACGTTTACAG AGTGATCCGGACCACCACCTACCTGCTGTACTGCCTGCACTGTAATGCCTGTCTGTACTACTGGGGCTCTGCGTATGAAGGTCTGGGCTCCACGCAGTGGGTCTATGACGGACAGGGCAACAG TTACATCCGCTGCTACTACTTTGCTGTGAAGACCCTAATCACCATTGGTGGACTGCCGGACCCCACAACGCTCTTTGAAATCATCTTTCAGCTCATCAACTATTTTGTAGGAGTGTTTGCCTTTTCCATCATGATTGGACAG ATGAGAGACGTGGTTGGTGCAGCCACAGCAGGACAGACGTACTACAGAGCATGCATGGACAACACTGTCAAATACATGGCCTCCTACCGTATCCCTAAAGACGTGCAGAACCGGGTTAAAACCTGGTACAACTACACCTGGCAGTCCCAGGGCATGCTGG ATGAACAGGAGCTTCTGGTCCAGCTCCCAGACAAGATGAGGCTGGACATCGCTGTAGATGTCAACTATGACATTGTCAGTAAAGTGTCTCTCTTCCAG GGTTGTGATAGACAGATGATCTTTGACATGCTGAAGAGACTGAGGTCTGTTGTTTACCTTCCAGGGGACTATGTCTGCAAAAAG GGTGAAGTTGGACGGGAAATGTACATCATCAAAGCCGGCGAGGTGCAGGTGGTGGGCGGGCCAGACGGGAAGACTGTGTTTGTCACGCTGAGGGCGGGGTCAGTGTTTGGGGAAATCAG CTTGCTGGCAGTGGGTGGAGGGAACAGGAGAACAGCAAACGTGGTGGCTCATGGCTTCGCCAACCTGTTCATCCTGGACAAGAAGGACCTCAATGAGATTCTAGTGCATTACCCCGAGTCCCAGAAGCTGCTCCGCAAGAAGGCCAG GAAGATGCTCACGAAAGATAAGAAGCCTCCGAAGGAGCCGGCCCAGGTGATCCCTCCTCGAATGGTCACGCCCAAGCTATTCAAAGCTGCTCTGGATGTGGCGCATCAGAAAACAGGCCTCAAAGGGACCCTCGCCAAGATTAAGGAAAATATCAACAAATCCAGCGTTTCTCTACAG CCCTCCAtgtcctcctccctgcctcccttgtccccagtctctccagtctccagtctGGACCCAGAGCGCGAGGCTAACGCCATGTCACCAACCATAGACAGCTCCACGCTGCTCTGCCCCGTCTCCCATTGTCACGGAGATGAGACACTCTCCAAGGAGCAGGGCCAAGTGGCGGGAGAAGTTGCAGGAGAGAGTGGGAAGAAGAAAGAAAAGAGAAAGGCATGA